One genomic segment of Flagellimonas marinaquae includes these proteins:
- a CDS encoding amidohydrolase family protein: MKIRLLLIGLIVLTSYSCKTETNSSLADHQGEENYSVIISDTKVGYLKVNTIGDTINIDYDYKNNGRGPTIKETLVLDSKGFPVSWEVTGNTTFGNAVNEKFSMEGDGASWTDATGSGNTVLDTPTLYVNQFGSPYTAVLAARLLMDAPNNTLPVLPAGNLTLTKMEEVNVPNASGDGELALTTYALSGAEMNPSYFIVDENNKFFAAISPRYIVIRDGYEAEEKSLRELAENYSAERYEKLQKEFAHNYTKKVRIANVKVFDPKTLSLTDPVSVVVEDEKITTIEAADATGDNEVLIQGNGGTLVPGLYEMHAHTGDNGALLNVLAGVTSFRDMGNNTEVLSNLIDKINSGELAGPRITRLGFIEGKSPYSSNNGILVETKEEALAAVDSYDSLGFYGIKLYNSMNGEWAPAIVEKAHDQGLFVTGHVPAFSNANDMLRAGYDEMTHINQTMLGWVLEPEEDTRTLLRLTAMKRFPQLDLNSDKVQETLDLFVANQTAMDPTLSIHERLMLSRNGEVTPGALDYVDHMPPNEQRSLKVALAQIADDQEDKAYRDAYDKIVETLKLMKDKGILIVPGTDLGGAFNLHRELELYTEQLGYTPAEVLKLASYDMAQYLGHESLGSIEVGKLADFFLVPGNPVENIKAVKSIAMVSRGGTIYYPSEVYPAFGITPFTEKPQISE; encoded by the coding sequence ATGAAAATCAGATTACTTCTAATAGGATTGATCGTATTGACCTCCTATTCTTGTAAAACCGAAACCAACTCATCCTTGGCAGATCATCAAGGAGAAGAAAATTATTCCGTGATCATAAGCGATACCAAAGTTGGGTACCTAAAAGTGAATACCATTGGAGATACCATTAATATAGATTACGACTATAAGAACAATGGCCGTGGACCAACAATAAAAGAGACCCTTGTCCTCGACTCCAAAGGCTTCCCGGTTAGCTGGGAAGTAACAGGTAACACCACATTTGGAAATGCAGTGAACGAAAAATTCTCCATGGAGGGCGATGGTGCTTCATGGACCGACGCCACCGGTTCGGGCAATACCGTTTTAGATACCCCAACGCTTTATGTAAACCAATTTGGCAGCCCGTACACCGCAGTCTTGGCAGCTCGATTATTGATGGATGCACCCAATAACACCTTACCCGTGCTTCCTGCCGGTAATCTTACTTTGACCAAAATGGAAGAGGTAAATGTACCGAATGCATCAGGTGACGGTGAATTGGCCTTGACCACCTATGCCCTATCCGGTGCCGAAATGAATCCATCTTACTTTATTGTGGATGAAAACAACAAATTCTTCGCCGCTATCTCACCACGATATATTGTAATCAGGGATGGATACGAAGCCGAAGAAAAAAGTTTAAGGGAACTTGCCGAAAACTATTCTGCAGAACGCTACGAAAAGCTACAAAAAGAATTTGCCCACAACTACACTAAAAAGGTACGCATTGCCAATGTTAAGGTTTTTGATCCTAAAACATTGTCTTTGACCGACCCTGTATCCGTTGTGGTGGAAGATGAAAAAATCACGACCATAGAAGCTGCAGATGCGACTGGCGACAACGAAGTTCTTATCCAAGGAAACGGTGGAACCCTAGTTCCTGGATTATATGAAATGCACGCCCACACGGGGGACAATGGTGCCTTATTGAATGTTTTGGCCGGAGTTACCTCTTTCAGAGATATGGGCAACAACACCGAAGTACTTAGCAACCTTATCGATAAAATCAATTCTGGTGAATTGGCAGGTCCACGGATAACCCGACTCGGATTCATCGAAGGAAAAAGTCCATACAGTAGCAATAACGGTATTTTGGTGGAAACAAAAGAGGAAGCCTTGGCCGCAGTGGACAGTTACGACAGCCTTGGCTTTTATGGTATAAAACTGTACAATAGTATGAACGGCGAATGGGCGCCTGCCATTGTAGAAAAAGCACACGATCAAGGCTTGTTCGTTACAGGACATGTTCCTGCATTTTCCAATGCCAACGATATGCTAAGAGCAGGCTACGACGAGATGACGCACATTAACCAAACCATGCTTGGATGGGTACTGGAACCCGAAGAAGACACCCGGACCCTATTGCGACTCACCGCCATGAAACGCTTTCCCCAATTGGATTTGAACAGCGATAAAGTACAGGAAACCTTGGACCTGTTCGTGGCCAACCAAACAGCAATGGACCCCACATTGTCCATACATGAACGCCTAATGCTCTCACGGAACGGCGAAGTTACGCCTGGCGCCTTGGATTATGTGGACCACATGCCGCCCAATGAACAGCGAAGCCTAAAAGTAGCCCTGGCTCAAATTGCCGACGATCAAGAGGATAAGGCCTACCGGGATGCCTACGATAAAATTGTGGAAACACTAAAATTAATGAAAGATAAAGGAATACTCATTGTTCCTGGAACCGATTTGGGCGGTGCATTTAACTTACATCGCGAACTAGAGCTCTATACTGAGCAATTGGGCTATACTCCCGCCGAAGTACTTAAACTTGCCAGCTATGATATGGCACAATACCTAGGGCATGAAAGTTTGGGAAGCATAGAAGTTGGTAAATTGGCCGATTTCTTCCTAGTGCCCGGAAACCCTGTGGAAAATATCAAGGCCGTAAAAAGTATCGCCATGGTATCTCGCGGAGGAACAATTTACTACCCCTCCGAGGTATATCCCGCCTTTGGCATAACCCCGTTTACCGAAAAGCCCCAGATTTCGGAATAA
- a CDS encoding amidohydrolase family protein — MRKMVMALLLPLFAFAQNYGPPIIDMHLHDYTPQTYFVAPARDGVFSPKDYETFKTELIKALKENNITKAVVSTIGGANTLDDEGILIPGYYTNSPPKDTVAFKALITSGKLKVFGEIGAVYDGYTLSDPEFEPYLDICERYDIPVAVHTGGGPSDITTRCCPNFRLKLGDPLTLEDVLAKHPNLRIYLMHAGEVFYENALRLMLQYSQLYSDLGVILWVDEQPKDYAEQFLRKAKKYGLIDRVMYGSDQMVWPHAIKKSIDQLNSYDFLTENDKRKIFYENAVRFLQLEE; from the coding sequence ATGAGAAAAATGGTAATGGCACTACTGCTGCCACTCTTTGCTTTCGCTCAAAACTATGGACCGCCTATTATTGATATGCACCTACACGATTATACCCCACAGACATATTTCGTGGCCCCGGCCCGTGATGGTGTTTTCTCGCCCAAAGATTATGAAACCTTCAAAACTGAGCTAATTAAGGCCTTAAAAGAAAACAACATTACAAAAGCTGTTGTAAGCACTATTGGGGGAGCCAACACCTTGGATGATGAAGGCATTTTGATTCCTGGCTACTACACCAACTCTCCGCCAAAAGACACTGTGGCCTTCAAAGCATTGATAACCTCTGGCAAACTCAAAGTCTTTGGGGAAATAGGCGCTGTTTATGATGGTTACACCCTATCCGACCCCGAGTTTGAACCCTATTTGGACATTTGTGAGCGCTACGATATTCCCGTTGCAGTGCATACGGGTGGCGGTCCTTCCGATATTACGACCCGATGCTGTCCCAACTTTAGATTAAAATTGGGAGACCCTCTTACCTTGGAAGATGTTCTGGCCAAACACCCAAATCTACGTATCTATTTGATGCATGCCGGAGAGGTGTTTTATGAAAACGCTCTTCGTCTAATGCTACAATATTCTCAACTATATTCGGATTTGGGAGTGATATTATGGGTGGATGAACAACCAAAGGACTATGCAGAACAATTTTTACGTAAAGCCAAAAAATATGGCCTTATCGATAGGGTTATGTACGGCTCGGACCAAATGGTGTGGCCACATGCCATTAAAAAAAGTATCGACCAATTGAACAGTTACGATTTCTTGACCGAAAACGATAAAAGAAAAATTTTCTACGAAAACGCAGTACGTTTTTTACAATTGGAGGAGTAG
- a CDS encoding family 16 glycoside hydrolase — protein sequence MKLSRIPLIIGALLFMRPINAQTTQNIPLHPDYWTPAQGSSVNFENFDGKETIIVNGTAFAKGFEFSNGVMEMEVYANQKRSFAGVVFRKSEGNFEEVYMRMHKSRQVDAVQYTPTYNNESNWQLYPEFQANVAFKTKGWNLFRIEVEDLGATLFINGEEVMRIDRLRSGNLTGEIGLFALFGNRFANLKITKTGEAVVKEPYPILTPEKGIIGEWDVTEAQPYIDGEIRFEDFENAKTTTVYTEQSGILPISKYLAKPTSGNFERNQEAYTVASATIAVDNAQTRLFSFDFSDKIIVYLNGEAIFYGNNAFRSKNNQFQGHLGLTANKIPLKLKKGFNTLHCVVIDRANGWGLTGKLE from the coding sequence ATGAAACTTTCACGTATCCCATTGATAATTGGCGCGTTACTCTTTATGCGTCCGATAAATGCCCAAACTACACAAAATATCCCTTTACATCCCGATTATTGGACTCCGGCCCAAGGAAGCTCGGTAAATTTTGAAAATTTTGATGGTAAAGAGACCATTATAGTCAACGGCACTGCTTTTGCCAAAGGATTCGAATTTTCCAACGGCGTTATGGAAATGGAAGTGTACGCCAACCAAAAACGTAGCTTTGCGGGCGTAGTCTTCCGTAAATCAGAAGGAAATTTTGAAGAGGTGTACATGCGAATGCACAAGTCGAGGCAAGTGGATGCGGTACAATACACCCCTACCTACAACAACGAGAGCAACTGGCAGTTGTATCCTGAATTTCAAGCGAATGTCGCCTTTAAGACCAAAGGTTGGAATCTGTTCCGGATAGAGGTCGAAGATTTAGGCGCCACCTTGTTTATCAATGGTGAAGAGGTGATGCGGATAGATCGATTAAGATCCGGCAATTTAACAGGGGAAATTGGTCTTTTTGCCCTATTCGGAAATAGGTTCGCCAACTTAAAAATTACCAAAACCGGTGAGGCTGTGGTTAAAGAGCCATATCCTATACTAACTCCCGAGAAAGGTATTATAGGCGAATGGGACGTAACTGAGGCCCAACCTTACATAGATGGCGAAATACGCTTCGAAGATTTTGAAAATGCGAAGACCACCACTGTTTACACTGAGCAATCTGGCATATTGCCCATTTCCAAATATTTGGCAAAGCCTACATCGGGCAACTTTGAACGCAACCAAGAAGCTTATACAGTAGCATCGGCAACCATAGCGGTGGATAACGCCCAGACCCGCTTATTCTCGTTTGATTTTAGCGATAAAATCATTGTGTATTTAAATGGGGAAGCCATTTTTTATGGCAATAATGCCTTCAGGTCAAAAAACAATCAGTTTCAAGGGCATTTAGGCCTAACTGCCAACAAAATTCCGCTTAAACTTAAAAAGGGGTTTAACACCCTGCACTGTGTGGTTATCGATAGAGCCAATGGTTGGGGACTAACGGGAAAGTTGGAATAA
- a CDS encoding GlmU family protein: MNYILSDGNHREDLFPFTLTRPVAGIRIGILTIAEKWEKWLKAPVSFRTEDYLSEKFPLRTNDQNIVINGSYLPNSALVQAVQKLKMGEVLMDNDGYIAYVTDRPEMQFEASSYIAVPFTGSVLAIRKTWDIFSNNAVVLQSDFDLVTKGRKSEPIPDTNQVKNPENIFIEEGAVVDFCILNASTGPIYIGKNALMMEGCTVRGGLALCDNAILKMGAKIYGAVTAGPGSKLGGEVNNAVLFANSNKGHDGFLGNSVLGEWCNIGADTNTSNLKNNYAPVRLWNYKIEGFEKTGLQFCGLMMGDHSKCGINVMFNTGTVVGVSANIFGSGFPRNFIPSFSWGGASGYTTFRTNKAFEVAEAMMKRRNMEFNGTEAKILEHVFELTQKWRNF, translated from the coding sequence ATGAACTATATCCTTTCTGACGGTAACCACCGCGAAGACCTGTTCCCCTTTACCTTAACGCGTCCCGTAGCTGGAATCCGTATAGGTATTTTGACCATAGCCGAAAAATGGGAAAAATGGTTAAAGGCCCCAGTTAGTTTTCGAACCGAAGATTACCTGTCCGAAAAGTTTCCTTTAAGGACTAATGATCAAAATATAGTGATCAATGGGAGTTATCTTCCGAACAGTGCCTTGGTGCAGGCTGTTCAAAAACTTAAAATGGGGGAGGTGCTTATGGATAACGATGGGTATATTGCCTATGTAACCGATAGGCCCGAAATGCAATTTGAGGCTTCCAGTTATATCGCTGTACCGTTTACTGGTAGTGTTTTGGCCATTCGGAAAACATGGGATATCTTTTCCAATAATGCGGTTGTCCTCCAATCTGATTTCGATTTGGTTACCAAAGGCAGAAAAAGTGAGCCCATACCCGATACCAACCAAGTTAAAAACCCTGAAAATATATTTATAGAGGAAGGCGCTGTAGTGGATTTCTGTATTTTGAATGCTTCCACCGGCCCCATATATATTGGCAAAAACGCTTTAATGATGGAAGGTTGTACCGTTCGTGGAGGATTGGCACTCTGCGATAACGCCATCTTAAAAATGGGAGCAAAAATTTATGGTGCCGTAACCGCGGGGCCAGGAAGTAAATTAGGTGGGGAAGTGAACAATGCCGTGTTGTTCGCCAACTCCAACAAAGGACACGATGGCTTTTTGGGCAATTCGGTATTGGGGGAGTGGTGCAATATTGGGGCGGATACCAACACCTCCAATCTAAAGAACAACTACGCACCTGTACGCCTGTGGAACTACAAAATAGAAGGCTTTGAAAAAACAGGGCTTCAGTTTTGTGGCTTAATGATGGGCGACCATTCCAAATGTGGTATCAATGTAATGTTCAATACCGGAACTGTGGTAGGCGTAAGCGCCAATATTTTCGGGAGTGGTTTTCCTAGAAACTTTATCCCAAGTTTTAGTTGGGGAGGTGCATCGGGCTACACCACTTTTAGGACCAATAAGGCATTTGAGGTGGCCGAGGCCATGATGAAACGTCGCAATATGGAGTTCAACGGGACCGAGGCCAAAATTTTGGAACATGTCTTTGAGTTGACCCAAAAATGGCGGAATTTTTAA
- a CDS encoding type B 50S ribosomal protein L31, protein MRKDIHPENYRLVAFKDMSNEDVFITKSTAEAKETITVDGVEYPLVKLEISRTSHPYYTGKTKLVDTAGRIDKFKNKYKKFKKEEKKAE, encoded by the coding sequence ATGAGAAAAGATATACACCCAGAAAACTATAGATTGGTTGCTTTTAAAGACATGTCCAACGAGGATGTTTTTATTACAAAGTCCACTGCTGAAGCGAAAGAAACCATCACTGTGGATGGTGTTGAATATCCTTTGGTAAAATTGGAAATTTCAAGAACTTCGCACCCGTACTACACTGGTAAGACTAAATTGGTAGATACCGCTGGTAGAATCGATAAGTTCAAGAACAAGTACAAAAAATTCAAGAAAGAAGAGAAGAAGGCCGAGTAG
- a CDS encoding DUF4199 domain-containing protein: protein MEEQQVKTGKFALNYGLLLGAIFVVFGIMLYTQKMHYEMSTAVMVISIVLMAAAIFIAVNSFKKANGGYLAISEALKVAVGVALVGTILSLAYQYVLTNFIEPDFMDKAMEIAKPKAMAQNPNMTEEQWEQGVEMQKSFAWIQYPVGLIINCVIGLIIGLITGLILKKSKAEY, encoded by the coding sequence ATGGAAGAACAACAAGTTAAAACGGGAAAATTTGCACTTAACTATGGGCTTTTGTTAGGTGCTATTTTTGTGGTGTTCGGCATAATGCTCTACACCCAAAAAATGCATTACGAGATGAGCACCGCGGTAATGGTAATCTCCATTGTACTCATGGCAGCTGCTATATTTATTGCCGTAAACTCCTTTAAAAAGGCCAACGGCGGATACTTGGCCATTTCAGAAGCTTTAAAGGTTGCTGTTGGAGTGGCCCTGGTAGGCACCATATTGTCCCTTGCATATCAATATGTTCTAACAAATTTTATTGAACCCGACTTTATGGACAAGGCCATGGAAATTGCAAAGCCCAAGGCCATGGCCCAAAACCCGAACATGACCGAGGAACAATGGGAGCAAGGTGTGGAAATGCAAAAAAGCTTTGCTTGGATACAATATCCCGTTGGGTTGATCATTAACTGTGTGATCGGATTGATTATCGGTCTCATTACCGGATTGATCTTGAAAAAGTCCAAAGCGGAATACTAA
- a CDS encoding glycosyltransferase family 2 protein — translation MQISIVIPLLNEQESLIELHDWIVQVMQSNHFSYEIIFIDDGSTDGSWKTISELSEQNKNVKGIRFLKNFGKSQALHAGFKATAGDVVITMDADLQDNPEEIPDMYRMITQEGRHVVSGWKKKRYDSVITKNIPSKLFNWAARKTSGVKLHDFNCGLKAFNQNVVKTIEVSGEMHRYIPVLAKNAGFSDITEKVVQHQARKYGSTKFGAERFINGFLDLITIWFVSKFGRRPMHLFGALGVLMFFVGFGFSLYLGIDKLFLNPTGRLITQRPQFYIALTAMIIGTQLFLAGFIGEIMVRSRKNDTRYNISDKINL, via the coding sequence ATGCAGATTTCCATTGTAATTCCTTTACTTAACGAGCAAGAATCGCTAATAGAACTTCATGATTGGATTGTGCAAGTGATGCAATCCAATCATTTTTCTTATGAAATCATCTTTATTGATGATGGCAGTACCGATGGTTCTTGGAAAACTATTTCCGAACTGTCCGAGCAAAACAAAAATGTAAAAGGGATACGTTTCCTTAAAAATTTTGGCAAATCGCAGGCACTGCACGCCGGGTTCAAAGCCACCGCAGGCGATGTAGTGATAACTATGGACGCCGACCTACAGGACAACCCAGAAGAAATTCCGGATATGTACCGAATGATCACCCAAGAAGGGCGCCATGTGGTATCGGGCTGGAAAAAGAAACGGTACGATTCGGTTATCACCAAAAACATACCCTCCAAACTCTTTAATTGGGCAGCCCGGAAAACCTCCGGTGTAAAACTGCACGATTTTAACTGTGGCCTCAAGGCCTTTAACCAAAATGTGGTAAAGACCATCGAAGTCTCTGGGGAAATGCACCGCTACATTCCTGTATTGGCCAAAAATGCAGGCTTCTCGGACATTACCGAAAAAGTGGTACAGCATCAAGCCCGAAAATATGGTTCCACTAAATTTGGGGCAGAACGCTTTATTAATGGTTTTTTGGATTTGATTACCATTTGGTTCGTATCAAAGTTTGGTCGAAGGCCCATGCATCTTTTTGGAGCCTTGGGGGTGCTCATGTTCTTTGTCGGGTTTGGTTTTTCCCTGTATTTGGGGATCGATAAACTATTCTTGAACCCGACCGGACGTTTAATTACCCAAAGACCGCAGTTTTACATTGCTTTAACAGCAATGATCATTGGAACACAACTTTTTTTGGCCGGTTTTATCGGAGAGATCATGGTGAGGTCACGAAAAAATGACACCCGTTACAATATCTCCGATAAAATTAACCTTTAA